The Planktothrix tepida PCC 9214 genome has a segment encoding these proteins:
- a CDS encoding NACHT domain-containing protein: MMHPYWHKVSQAIKVAVVGVSLPLLLSSAGLAQQNVKQEAIQVDPRIKEPIEMLMDDNIDNDQEAISQLSKIPDVVNTLIQELENNNNPEVIASVLQALSEIAQTTKILPQQTDYITNLIIDHKLLSHPDQLVRVYAIDVLSKIAPPEKIQKTLKILLNTLKDNNKGVRYRAAGAIYFLLRKIDSSDLQQALVDVRSVALTKSNDWQVRLGAAYALASSGRDVKTAITTFKQLLDQQDQEITQEVITSLRYAGDELSIKSSNLTKEEKSNAKEGLEDALDYLNQNYSSEDQQSRSNITQAKESLNYAINNIDNIPDSVEPKIILDWIVSKPQESVPILIIISWLYFVLMSLWLRPLWLLRCNDILQRYTDIPLPNFLGNLKISDLLRLLLFRSCYHPRVLDAWVKDNLGKARKEFDKKTTVKERSIYVPIPVILDGIDIAELTAKELQAKFSEQQECLLIWGEGGSGKTSLACQIARWAMSDVPEKRLCKHRMLPILVEQELDVKVAEGKQVFLEVIRGLLKNLVDAQKPVSEEFLEQLLIQQRLLVIVDHFSEMSSPTREQIRPELPGFPVNALIVTSRMEESLGGVNKTILQPMRVERDRLLPFMQAYITQRGKHDIFKDQELVNARDRLLMIADKRDVTVLLTKLFIEQIISVKTGGNIDKFPQNIPDLILEYLNRINGNISGDHPENSKIHQDVKIIAWECLKQTYRPTTALKETVVKALGSDDAEVRLKYLENRLCIIQTIPPSYTEIRFVLDPLAEYLAAMSVVEHCGNNEQLWHEFFAQADIQQGTPEMIKGLLLAVLDCCLANDKAAKIPEFVLLELDTRTSSGSNSKI; this comes from the coding sequence ATGATGCACCCATATTGGCATAAGGTTTCTCAGGCGATTAAAGTGGCTGTGGTTGGCGTTTCTTTACCGTTATTGTTGTCGAGTGCTGGGTTAGCGCAACAGAATGTTAAGCAAGAAGCTATTCAGGTTGATCCGAGAATTAAAGAGCCGATTGAGATGTTGATGGATGATAATATTGATAATGATCAAGAAGCTATTAGCCAATTAAGCAAAATTCCTGATGTTGTTAATACTTTAATTCAAGAATTAGAAAATAATAACAATCCTGAAGTTATTGCCTCTGTACTCCAAGCCTTATCAGAAATTGCACAAACTACTAAAATTCTGCCTCAACAAACTGATTATATTACTAATTTAATCATTGATCATAAGTTGCTCAGTCACCCTGATCAGTTAGTGCGTGTTTATGCTATTGATGTTTTGAGCAAGATTGCACCGCCAGAGAAAATACAGAAGACACTTAAAATTTTATTAAATACCCTGAAAGATAATAACAAAGGTGTTCGTTATCGCGCTGCTGGTGCTATCTATTTTCTACTTCGTAAAATTGATTCTTCAGATTTACAACAGGCTCTAGTAGACGTGAGATCAGTTGCATTAACTAAAAGCAATGATTGGCAAGTACGACTAGGTGCTGCTTATGCTCTTGCAAGTAGTGGTCGAGACGTTAAAACCGCAATTACCACCTTTAAACAATTATTAGACCAACAAGATCAAGAAATAACACAAGAGGTAATTACGTCATTGCGTTATGCAGGAGATGAATTATCAATAAAATCATCTAACTTAACAAAAGAAGAAAAGTCCAATGCTAAAGAAGGTTTGGAAGATGCTTTAGATTATTTGAATCAAAACTATAGTAGTGAAGATCAACAATCAAGATCAAATATCACCCAAGCCAAAGAATCTTTAAATTATGCCATCAATAATATTGATAATATACCCGACTCAGTAGAACCTAAAATTATACTGGATTGGATAGTCAGTAAACCTCAAGAATCCGTGCCAATATTAATCATTATATCTTGGCTATATTTTGTTTTAATGTCTCTGTGGTTACGTCCTTTGTGGCTGTTAAGGTGTAATGATATTCTACAGCGCTATACCGATATTCCCTTACCAAATTTTCTAGGAAATCTCAAAATTTCAGATTTATTAAGGTTGCTTTTATTTCGGTCTTGTTACCACCCCAGGGTACTAGACGCATGGGTTAAAGATAATTTAGGTAAAGCTCGTAAAGAATTTGACAAAAAAACAACGGTTAAAGAGCGTAGTATTTATGTTCCCATCCCAGTCATTTTAGATGGTATTGATATAGCGGAATTGACAGCGAAGGAATTGCAAGCTAAATTTAGTGAACAACAAGAATGTCTTTTAATTTGGGGTGAAGGGGGTTCAGGAAAAACAAGTCTTGCCTGTCAAATTGCACGCTGGGCTATGTCAGATGTTCCTGAAAAACGGCTGTGTAAACATCGGATGCTGCCAATATTAGTTGAACAGGAACTAGATGTTAAAGTTGCTGAAGGAAAACAGGTTTTTCTTGAGGTTATCCGAGGTTTATTGAAAAATTTAGTCGATGCTCAGAAGCCGGTTTCTGAAGAATTTTTAGAACAACTTCTGATTCAACAACGTTTACTGGTAATTGTGGATCACTTCTCAGAAATGAGTTCACCAACCCGCGAACAAATTCGTCCTGAATTACCCGGATTTCCTGTTAATGCTTTGATTGTAACATCACGGATGGAGGAATCATTAGGTGGAGTGAATAAAACGATACTTCAACCGATGCGAGTTGAGCGAGATCGCCTATTACCTTTTATGCAGGCTTATATTACTCAACGGGGAAAACACGATATCTTTAAAGATCAAGAATTAGTTAATGCCCGTGATCGACTGTTGATGATTGCCGATAAAAGAGATGTTACAGTGCTGTTAACTAAACTTTTTATTGAACAGATTATTTCAGTTAAAACGGGAGGAAATATTGATAAGTTTCCTCAAAATATCCCTGATTTAATCTTAGAATACTTAAATCGAATTAATGGGAATATATCAGGTGATCATCCAGAAAACTCTAAGATTCATCAGGATGTTAAAATTATTGCTTGGGAATGTCTAAAACAAACGTATCGACCGACAACAGCGTTAAAAGAGACTGTTGTTAAAGCGTTAGGGAGTGATGATGCAGAAGTGCGTCTCAAATATTTAGAAAATCGTCTCTGCATCATCCAAACTATTCCTCCTAGTTACACTGAAATTCGCTTTGTGCTTGATCCTTTAGCTGAGTACCTAGCGGCTATGTCCGTTGTAGAACATTGCGGTAATAATGAGCAGTTATGGCATGAATTTTTTGCTCAAGCCGATATACAACAAGGTACGCCGGAAATGATTAAAGGATTGCTATTAGCAGTGCTAGATTGTTGTTTAGCTAACGATAAAGCTGCAAAAATCCCTGAGTTTGTATTATTAGAACTTGATACGAGAACAAGTTCAGGCTCCAACTCAAAGATTTAA
- a CDS encoding glucose-1-phosphate adenylyltransferase: MKRVLAIILGGGAGSRLYPLTKMRAKPAVPIAGKYRLIDIPISNCINSEILKIYVLTQFNSASLNRHIARAYNFSGFDDSFTEVLAAQQTTQNPNWFQGTADAVRQYLWLFQEWDVDQYLILSGDHLYRMDYRQFVQRHLDTNADITLSVLPIDEKRASDFGLMKLDDSGRVVSFSEKPKGDALKQMQVDTSMLGLSPEQAKENPYIASMGIYVFNKDVLIKLLTDNPEQTDFGKEIIPSASGDHNVQAFLFKDYWEDIGTIEAFYNANIGLTQQPQPSFSFYDEKSPIYTRSRYLPPTKILDCHITESIVAEGCILKECRIDHSVLGLRSRVEAGCVIEDTLLMGSDFYQPFSERQSGLQEGGVPLGIGSNTLIRKAIVDKNARIGRNVKIINKDNIQEAEREDLGFYIRSGIVVVLKNAVIPDDTVI; the protein is encoded by the coding sequence GTGAAACGAGTTTTAGCAATCATTCTCGGTGGCGGTGCGGGTAGCCGCCTGTATCCTTTAACCAAAATGCGGGCCAAACCTGCGGTGCCCATTGCGGGTAAATATCGGTTAATCGACATCCCCATTAGTAACTGTATTAACTCCGAAATCCTCAAAATCTACGTTTTAACCCAGTTTAACTCAGCATCTTTAAACCGTCATATTGCTCGTGCTTACAACTTCTCTGGCTTTGATGATAGCTTTACAGAAGTGTTAGCCGCCCAACAGACCACCCAAAACCCCAATTGGTTCCAGGGTACAGCAGATGCGGTGCGTCAGTATTTGTGGTTGTTTCAAGAATGGGACGTTGACCAATATCTGATTTTATCCGGTGATCATCTTTACCGCATGGACTATCGACAATTTGTCCAACGTCATTTAGATACTAATGCGGATATTACCCTTTCAGTATTACCCATTGATGAAAAACGAGCTTCTGATTTTGGGTTAATGAAACTGGATGACTCAGGGCGAGTGGTCAGTTTCAGTGAAAAACCAAAAGGAGACGCTCTCAAACAAATGCAGGTCGATACCTCCATGTTGGGTTTATCTCCTGAACAAGCGAAAGAAAATCCTTATATTGCTTCGATGGGGATTTATGTCTTTAACAAAGATGTCTTGATTAAGCTGTTAACAGACAATCCTGAACAGACAGATTTTGGTAAAGAAATTATTCCCAGCGCCTCCGGCGATCATAATGTTCAAGCCTTTTTATTTAAAGACTATTGGGAAGATATTGGAACCATTGAAGCATTTTATAATGCCAATATTGGTTTAACCCAACAACCTCAACCTTCCTTTAGTTTTTACGACGAAAAATCCCCGATTTATACCCGTTCTCGTTATTTACCCCCCACGAAAATCTTAGATTGTCACATTACTGAATCTATTGTTGCTGAGGGTTGTATTCTCAAAGAATGTCGGATTGATCATTCTGTTTTGGGCTTACGTTCCCGTGTGGAAGCTGGATGTGTGATTGAAGATACCCTGCTTATGGGTTCAGACTTTTATCAACCGTTTTCAGAACGTCAATCGGGTTTACAAGAAGGTGGAGTTCCATTAGGGATTGGTTCTAATACCTTAATTCGTAAGGCAATTGTTGATAAAAATGCCCGCATTGGTCGCAATGTTAAAATTATCAACAAAGATAATATCCAAGAAGCAGAACGGGAAGATTTAGGATTTTATATCCGCAGTGGAATTGTTGTTGTTCTTAAAAATGCGGTGATTCCTGACGATACCGTGATTTAA
- a CDS encoding hemolysin family protein, which translates to MPLLGNVGLDILVLTFMLVLSAFFSGSETAITALDNLKLRALIKEQGDPNGMYTLVLEKRARFITTLLVGNNLVNNFSAILTSNLFAIWLGNAGIGIATAVVTFLVLIFGEITPKSFAINNILPIFKAVVRPIYLLSIILSPVIVLLETITQSIIRLFSPGGVQQGLSVQDLRLMIEILGGRGQLDWQKHQLLNKALMMDYLMAREVVKPRIEMRTISNQATLPEVIELCLETGYSRIPVQGESKDEIVGIVHLKRALQLAHTHEEERNTISVTEAMSPPVYVPETKRVGDLLKEMLQQRLHLAIVVDEYGGTVGLITLEDILEELVGEIYDESDFPSRTQRPRNPSRPNRTSEQSRRLPNRQYFEPPSS; encoded by the coding sequence ATGCCTTTACTGGGAAATGTTGGGCTAGATATTCTGGTTCTGACCTTCATGCTGGTTCTCTCTGCCTTTTTCTCCGGTTCCGAAACGGCTATCACCGCCCTCGATAATTTAAAACTGCGAGCTTTAATTAAAGAACAAGGTGACCCCAATGGAATGTATACCTTGGTTTTAGAAAAACGGGCAAGATTTATTACAACGTTGTTAGTGGGAAACAACTTGGTGAATAATTTCTCTGCCATTCTCACCAGTAATTTATTTGCAATTTGGCTAGGAAATGCGGGAATAGGAATTGCAACGGCTGTTGTTACTTTCTTAGTCCTAATTTTTGGAGAAATTACTCCCAAATCCTTTGCCATTAACAACATTTTACCGATTTTTAAAGCTGTAGTTCGCCCGATTTACCTGTTATCTATTATCCTGTCTCCGGTTATTGTTCTATTAGAAACGATTACTCAAAGCATTATTCGCCTGTTTAGCCCCGGTGGAGTCCAGCAGGGGTTATCGGTGCAAGACCTACGACTGATGATTGAAATTTTAGGGGGTCGGGGTCAGTTAGATTGGCAAAAACATCAACTGTTGAATAAAGCGTTGATGATGGATTATTTAATGGCGCGAGAAGTCGTTAAACCGCGAATTGAGATGCGAACAATTTCCAACCAAGCCACTTTACCCGAAGTGATTGAGTTATGTTTAGAAACCGGATATTCTCGAATTCCAGTTCAAGGAGAATCCAAAGATGAAATTGTGGGAATTGTTCATTTAAAACGGGCGTTACAATTAGCTCATACCCACGAGGAGGAACGCAACACTATTTCTGTCACCGAAGCTATGAGCCCGCCGGTTTACGTTCCCGAAACGAAACGAGTCGGGGATTTACTCAAGGAAATGCTACAACAGCGCCTCCACCTGGCGATTGTGGTTGATGAATATGGGGGAACCGTTGGGTTAATCACGTTAGAAGATATTTTAGAGGAGTTAGTCGGGGAAATTTACGATGAGAGCGATTTTCCGAGTCGTACCCAACGTCCCCGCAATCCCTCCCGCCCAAACCGAACTTCAGAACAATCCCGCCGACTCCCAAATCGTCAGTATTTTGAGCCTCCTTCCTCCTAA
- a CDS encoding helix-turn-helix domain-containing protein: MPAKNHLSKEQKRKLLKEMKENKNAQIRERILILLLMNEGKTYQEIANFLEISYPTVAYWAVHGDPDKMESFIDGRSQGNFRKATAEYEEMLVEVVEKEPSEYGYEFGRWTGNRLATYLEQATGIKLSGSQVRRILQRK, translated from the coding sequence ATGCCAGCCAAAAATCATCTGTCTAAAGAGCAAAAAAGAAAATTACTTAAAGAAATGAAAGAGAATAAAAATGCTCAAATTAGAGAAAGAATATTAATTTTATTATTAATGAATGAGGGAAAAACGTATCAAGAGATAGCCAATTTTTTAGAGATTTCCTATCCGACAGTAGCGTACTGGGCCGTTCATGGAGATCCAGATAAAATGGAGAGTTTTATAGATGGGAGAAGCCAAGGAAACTTTCGGAAAGCCACTGCTGAATATGAAGAAATGTTAGTAGAAGTAGTAGAAAAAGAGCCATCAGAATATGGATATGAATTTGGGAGATGGACAGGAAATAGATTAGCAACATATTTAGAGCAAGCAACAGGAATTAAGTTGAGCGGCTCTCAAGTCAGGAGAATATTACAAAGAAAGTAG
- a CDS encoding 2Fe-2S iron-sulfur cluster-binding protein: MTVYQVRLINEAQGLDCTIPVPDDQYILDIAKDNGIRLPSGCEQGDCSVCVAKLLNGQVDQREQKFLRPAEIALGYTVTCVAYPRSDCTLYTHQEQVLYQSSLYHQPNSD; encoded by the coding sequence ATGACCGTTTATCAAGTCCGCTTAATTAACGAAGCTCAAGGTTTAGATTGCACCATTCCGGTTCCTGATGATCAGTATATTCTCGATATTGCAAAAGACAATGGTATTCGTCTACCATCAGGATGTGAACAAGGAGATTGTTCAGTTTGTGTTGCTAAACTCCTCAACGGTCAAGTTGATCAACGTGAACAAAAATTTCTCCGTCCTGCGGAAATCGCGCTGGGGTATACTGTAACCTGTGTTGCTTATCCTCGTTCAGATTGTACCCTCTATACCCATCAAGAACAAGTTTTATATCAATCCTCTCTTTATCATCAACCCAATTCAGATTGA
- a CDS encoding ShlB/FhaC/HecB family hemolysin secretion/activation protein has product MPHFLHFFNIKNFCFNSLKLNIKLRFFPAYSQLLILLLQINSAFAQVSPPLTDQRPESLPHDGSIIPIPPQPSPPEPQLLSPSPPLEPLLSPSVPTPIPSEQIPESLNTITIERFEFEGNTVFSDQQLAEITKPFVGHPITFTELLQARSAVTNFYISQGYITSGAFIPPQTLTNGTVTISVLEGRITNINIEGKGRLNPNYVKSRLELVTRKPFNQKHLLQALQLLQLDPVVERISAELATGINPGESILNVTFETADTFNVNLFTDNNRSPTVGSWERGIEVSEGNLLGQGDRLDLSYSNTQGSNIVDTLYTFPVSSRNTTLGFYFNYTNSRIVEPPFNDLDIKANSVSYEFRVRQPIIQTPTEEFALGLTFGRRESDTSILGVGFPLSRGAEEDGKTRLSILRFSQEYTYQGPKQVFAVRSQLSFGVGLLDATLSSDQPDSQYFAWRGQAQWVRLLAPDTLFLLRSDVQLTNQELLPLEQMGLGGMESVRGYRQDVLLRDNVIFASAELRYPLVRTKNGQGVLQLTPFIDFGQGWNAPGELELPDRTLLSVGLGLRWKYSDRLTARIDWGIPLIKIESGDRTLQEQGIYFLLNWSPF; this is encoded by the coding sequence ATGCCTCATTTTTTACATTTTTTTAACATCAAAAACTTTTGTTTTAATTCTTTAAAACTTAATATTAAACTTCGTTTTTTTCCTGCCTATTCTCAACTTTTAATCCTACTTTTACAGATCAATTCTGCCTTTGCTCAGGTGAGTCCTCCTCTAACAGATCAACGTCCTGAATCTTTACCCCACGACGGATCAATTATCCCAATTCCCCCTCAACCCTCACCCCCAGAACCTCAACTTCTTTCTCCTTCTCCTCCATTAGAACCCTTGCTTTCTCCGTCAGTTCCTACCCCAATTCCCTCAGAACAAATTCCTGAGAGTTTGAATACTATTACAATTGAACGGTTTGAATTTGAAGGGAATACGGTTTTTAGCGATCAACAGTTAGCGGAAATCACTAAACCCTTTGTGGGTCATCCGATCACCTTTACTGAATTATTGCAAGCGCGTTCTGCGGTGACAAATTTTTATATTTCTCAGGGTTATATTACGTCCGGTGCATTCATTCCACCCCAAACCTTAACGAATGGAACCGTGACCATTTCAGTTTTAGAAGGAAGAATTACAAACATTAATATTGAAGGAAAAGGGCGGTTAAATCCTAACTATGTTAAAAGTCGGTTGGAATTAGTAACTCGTAAACCCTTTAATCAAAAACACCTTCTACAAGCTTTACAATTGCTGCAACTTGATCCGGTTGTGGAAAGGATTTCGGCGGAATTAGCAACCGGAATTAATCCAGGTGAAAGTATTCTGAATGTTACGTTTGAAACGGCAGACACCTTTAATGTTAATTTATTTACCGATAATAATCGCTCTCCGACGGTCGGATCATGGGAACGGGGAATTGAAGTCAGTGAAGGGAATTTATTAGGACAAGGCGATCGCTTAGACTTGTCCTATAGTAATACTCAGGGGAGTAATATTGTTGATACGTTGTATACCTTTCCCGTTAGCTCTCGCAATACGACATTAGGCTTTTATTTTAACTATACTAATAGTCGAATTGTGGAACCCCCGTTTAACGATTTAGATATTAAAGCTAATAGTGTTAGTTATGAATTCCGCGTTCGCCAACCCATTATTCAAACCCCCACAGAAGAATTCGCATTAGGGTTAACCTTTGGTCGTCGGGAAAGTGATACCAGCATTTTAGGGGTGGGTTTTCCTTTGTCCAGAGGGGCTGAGGAGGACGGGAAAACGCGACTTTCGATTTTGCGCTTTTCTCAAGAATATACCTATCAGGGGCCAAAACAGGTGTTTGCGGTGCGATCGCAATTGAGTTTTGGTGTCGGACTGTTGGATGCAACTTTGAGTTCAGATCAACCGGATAGTCAATATTTTGCTTGGCGGGGTCAGGCGCAGTGGGTGCGGTTGTTAGCACCGGATACGTTGTTTTTATTGCGGTCTGATGTGCAACTGACGAACCAAGAATTACTCCCCTTAGAACAAATGGGACTGGGAGGGATGGAAAGTGTGCGAGGGTATCGTCAGGATGTGTTGTTACGCGATAATGTGATTTTCGCTTCCGCAGAATTGCGTTATCCCCTAGTTCGCACCAAAAATGGTCAGGGAGTCTTACAACTCACCCCCTTTATAGATTTTGGTCAAGGTTGGAATGCGCCGGGAGAATTGGAGTTACCCGATCGCACGTTATTGTCCGTCGGGTTAGGATTAAGGTGGAAATATAGCGATCGCTTGACTGCACGAATTGACTGGGGAATTCCTTTAATTAAAATAGAGTCCGGCGATCGCACCTTACAGGAACAAGGGATTTATTTTCTACTCAATTGGAGTCCGTTTTAA
- a CDS encoding TldD/PmbA family protein: MVNPILDQILQLATQKADDVEVYYLSSQNTPIEFENNRLKSLQTKARQGVALRLIHQGKLGFASSTDLTRLEDLVEAALQTSEIGAPADFEFAADVHLSSPASAFIPPATQELVEIGKNLIEQVLNYNPEILVSVGFNISRQQIQIATNQDVYAERSSQLFSASLSGNLVRGEDFLEIACYDVASDRPLQTDRLLQDLIRKYSLAEQKATIQSGTFPIFFTPQAVARIFGGLFRTILSGQTIVQKSSPLLDKIGETLFDSRLSLYEDPNFGPSACSFDDEGTPTTVKRFIDHGTINQFYWDRQWGSRGQISSTGNGFRGGLSRPSPSLVNLCLEPGQTSTEDLIASIDEGLIVDQVLGAGQSNQLAGEFSVNLDLGYKVEQGKIVGRVKNTMVAGNIFEAFKQLVDLGNQPEWVGSSSYVPSLLFQQLGVAAKH; this comes from the coding sequence ATGGTAAATCCTATTCTCGATCAAATCTTACAACTCGCCACTCAAAAAGCAGATGATGTTGAGGTTTATTATCTGTCGAGTCAGAATACTCCCATTGAGTTTGAAAATAATCGCCTCAAGTCCCTACAAACAAAAGCGAGACAAGGAGTAGCATTACGACTCATTCACCAAGGTAAATTAGGATTTGCCAGTTCAACGGATTTAACCCGTTTAGAAGATTTAGTAGAAGCAGCCTTACAAACTTCAGAAATTGGAGCCCCGGCTGATTTTGAATTCGCTGCGGATGTACATTTATCTTCTCCAGCTTCCGCCTTTATTCCTCCCGCAACTCAAGAATTAGTTGAAATCGGAAAAAACTTGATTGAACAGGTACTTAATTATAATCCTGAAATCTTAGTCAGTGTGGGATTTAATATTTCTCGTCAACAAATCCAAATTGCCACAAATCAGGATGTTTATGCAGAACGTTCTAGTCAGTTATTCAGTGCTTCCTTATCGGGAAATTTAGTCAGAGGAGAAGATTTTTTAGAAATTGCCTGTTATGATGTCGCCAGCGATCGCCCTTTACAAACTGACCGCTTACTCCAAGACTTAATCCGAAAATATTCCCTAGCCGAACAAAAAGCCACGATTCAAAGTGGGACTTTCCCCATCTTTTTTACCCCTCAAGCGGTTGCGAGAATATTTGGGGGATTATTCAGAACAATTTTATCCGGTCAAACTATTGTTCAAAAATCTTCCCCCTTACTTGATAAAATCGGAGAAACTTTATTTGATTCTCGCTTAAGTTTATATGAAGACCCCAATTTCGGCCCCTCCGCCTGTTCTTTTGACGATGAAGGAACTCCCACCACCGTCAAACGATTCATTGATCACGGAACAATAAATCAATTTTATTGGGATCGACAATGGGGAAGTCGTGGCCAAATTTCATCCACCGGAAATGGATTTCGCGGGGGGTTATCTCGTCCCAGTCCATCCTTAGTTAATTTATGTCTTGAACCCGGACAAACCTCAACAGAAGATTTAATTGCTAGTATTGATGAAGGCTTAATTGTGGATCAAGTTTTAGGGGCGGGTCAATCAAATCAACTCGCAGGAGAATTTTCCGTTAACCTCGATTTAGGCTATAAAGTTGAACAAGGTAAAATTGTCGGTCGGGTGAAAAATACAATGGTAGCCGGAAATATTTTTGAAGCTTTTAAACAGTTAGTGGATTTAGGAAATCAACCGGAATGGGTGGGAAGTAGTTCCTATGTTCCTAGTTTATTATTTCAACAGTTAGGAGTTGCAGCTAAACATTAA
- the mutL gene encoding DNA mismatch repair endonuclease MutL produces MNLIRPLPQDVVYLIAASEVIDSLAAVVRELVENALDANATRITISVLPELWRVQVADNGLGMDLANLKQAATAHSTSKINTITDLFQIKSLGFRGEALHSLAQLSDLEIISRPSSPSASSSGWRVHYNQQGEAIKTETIAVASGTVVTVSNLFENWQTRRQSLPSSAQQLRGIQLTIQQIALCHPQVTWQLRQGNTPWFQISPGVNAQQILPQIIKNIRLSDLYYLKIPQNFDNINEETIELILGLPDRCHRRKPDWVKVAINGRMVRSPELEQTLLTALARTCPRDRYPICFIHVHLSPEQIDWNRNPDKSEIYLQNLNLLQEQISQGIDQALRLNFDRISLPQNRIDQLIKVSEEKGKYQINSSINSNLEESATSSHNELGMIEIKAIAQVLNTYIIAEHSSGLWLIEQHIAHERVLYEQICDQWRLVPLEPGIILQSLSTAQLEQMQRLGLEIDLFGEGVWVVRNAPELLAKRSDCSEALLELSLGGDLQAAQVATACRSAIKNGTSLSLTQMQTLLDQWIKTRNPRTCPHGRPIVLQLEESSLSRFFRRHWVIGKSHGI; encoded by the coding sequence TTGAATTTAATTCGTCCACTCCCCCAAGATGTTGTTTATTTAATTGCGGCTAGTGAAGTTATTGATTCCTTAGCCGCTGTGGTTCGAGAATTAGTTGAAAATGCCTTAGATGCCAACGCAACTCGGATTACAATCTCTGTATTGCCGGAATTGTGGCGGGTACAAGTGGCGGATAATGGCTTAGGAATGGATTTAGCCAATTTAAAACAAGCTGCCACCGCCCATAGTACCAGTAAAATTAATACTATTACTGATTTATTTCAAATTAAAAGTTTAGGATTTCGTGGGGAAGCGTTACATAGTTTAGCGCAATTGTCGGATTTAGAAATTATTAGTCGTCCGAGTTCTCCTTCTGCTTCAAGTTCCGGTTGGCGAGTTCATTATAATCAGCAAGGAGAAGCAATTAAAACGGAAACTATTGCTGTTGCATCGGGAACCGTTGTTACTGTTTCTAATTTATTTGAAAATTGGCAAACTCGTCGCCAATCTTTACCTTCTTCTGCTCAACAATTGCGGGGAATTCAGTTAACAATTCAGCAAATTGCCTTATGTCATCCCCAGGTTACTTGGCAACTTCGTCAAGGTAATACTCCTTGGTTTCAAATTAGTCCGGGGGTCAATGCTCAACAGATTTTACCTCAAATTATTAAAAATATTCGTTTGAGTGATTTATATTATTTAAAAATCCCGCAAAATTTTGATAATATTAATGAAGAAACTATTGAATTAATATTAGGATTACCCGACCGATGCCATCGTCGTAAACCTGATTGGGTGAAGGTTGCAATTAATGGTCGTATGGTGCGATCGCCTGAATTAGAACAAACCTTATTAACGGCTTTAGCGCGAACTTGTCCCCGTGATCGCTATCCCATTTGTTTTATTCATGTTCACCTTTCTCCTGAACAAATAGACTGGAATCGTAACCCGGATAAAAGTGAAATTTATCTCCAAAACTTAAACTTATTACAAGAACAAATCAGTCAAGGAATTGACCAAGCTTTACGGTTAAATTTTGATCGAATTTCCCTACCTCAAAATCGAATCGATCAGTTAATAAAAGTCTCAGAAGAAAAGGGAAAGTATCAAATTAATTCTTCGATAAACTCTAATTTAGAAGAATCTGCAACTTCCTCTCACAATGAATTAGGGATGATCGAAATTAAAGCGATCGCCCAAGTTCTTAATACTTATATTATTGCAGAACATTCTAGCGGATTATGGTTAATTGAACAACATATTGCCCATGAACGGGTTTTATATGAACAAATTTGTGATCAATGGCGATTAGTTCCTCTCGAACCCGGTATTATTTTACAATCTCTATCAACAGCCCAATTAGAACAAATGCAGCGTTTAGGATTAGAAATTGATCTGTTTGGCGAGGGGGTTTGGGTTGTTAGAAATGCACCGGAATTATTAGCAAAACGCAGTGATTGTTCAGAAGCTTTATTAGAATTAAGTTTAGGCGGAGATTTACAAGCTGCCCAAGTTGCAACGGCTTGTCGTAGTGCGATTAAAAATGGAACATCTCTGAGTTTAACCCAAATGCAAACTTTATTAGATCAATGGATCAAAACTCGAAATCCCCGGACTTGCCCCCATGGTCGCCCGATTGTTTTACAATTAGAAGAATCTTCCCTATCTCGGTTTTTCCGTCGCCATTGGGTGATTGGAAAAAGTCATGGGATTTAA